A DNA window from Amycolatopsis sp. DSM 110486 contains the following coding sequences:
- a CDS encoding phosphotransferase has product MTDSEIEITADLVRDLLQEQHPDLAGLTIREVAGGWGNQMWRLGDELAVRMQRMDPTPELQLKERRWLPVLAPLLPLPVPTPARFGAPSERFPKHWTVMTWVPGEPLDHATISRGAHAADTLAGFLQALHVEAPTEAPIAADRGAHPRNCTGGFENFLQAVAPDDIAADVRAVWADAVAAHAWEGPPVWVHGDLHPANVVVSDGTLSGIVDFGDMFAGDPAWDLAAAWVLLPAGTAARFFDTYARADEAAIRRARGLAAMKSLFLMLMGQNGDRGLPGGKPHWGPAGRAALDRVLKGV; this is encoded by the coding sequence GTGACCGACTCCGAGATCGAGATCACCGCAGACCTGGTCCGCGACCTGTTGCAGGAGCAACATCCAGACCTTGCAGGGCTGACCATCCGCGAGGTGGCGGGCGGCTGGGGCAACCAAATGTGGCGCCTGGGGGACGAGTTGGCCGTGCGCATGCAGCGCATGGACCCCACCCCGGAGCTCCAGCTCAAGGAGCGGCGATGGCTACCCGTGTTGGCCCCGCTCCTGCCGCTCCCGGTGCCGACCCCGGCGCGGTTCGGCGCGCCGTCCGAGCGCTTCCCCAAGCACTGGACCGTGATGACGTGGGTTCCCGGCGAGCCGCTGGACCACGCCACGATCAGCCGCGGCGCCCATGCGGCCGACACGCTGGCGGGCTTCCTCCAGGCGCTCCACGTGGAGGCACCTACCGAGGCACCGATCGCCGCAGACCGCGGAGCCCATCCCCGGAACTGCACGGGCGGCTTCGAGAACTTCCTCCAGGCCGTTGCTCCCGACGACATCGCTGCAGACGTCCGGGCCGTCTGGGCCGACGCCGTTGCAGCCCACGCGTGGGAGGGCCCGCCGGTGTGGGTGCACGGCGACCTCCATCCCGCGAACGTCGTCGTCTCGGACGGAACGCTCTCGGGCATCGTCGACTTCGGTGACATGTTCGCCGGCGATCCGGCGTGGGACCTCGCCGCCGCATGGGTGCTGCTACCCGCGGGCACGGCCGCACGGTTCTTCGACACGTACGCGCGCGCAGATGAGGCGGCGATCCGGCGCGCCCGCGGGCTGGCCGCCATGAAGAGCCTCTTCCTGATGCTCATGGGGCAGAACGGAGATCGAGGCCTCCCCGGCGGCAAACCTCACTGGGGACCTGCAGGCCGGGCGGCACTTGATCGTGTTCTGAAGGGCGTTTGA